In the genome of Pseudomonas sp. LBUM920, one region contains:
- the treP gene encoding PTS system trehalose-specific EIIBC component, translating to MSHDYSTIAREILENLGGSDNLEQAAHCVTRLRLALKDPSLVNSSALNQVDLVKGSFFTGGLFQVVIGPGEVERVYAALREQTGLAASTIADVKKKSADKINPMQRLVRVFSDVFMPILPALIIAGLLMGVNNLMGAKGMFIADKTLLEAYPNLDGVWSLINLMANTSFVFLPALVGWSAAKRFGGSEILGIVLGLMLVHPDLLNAWNYGKAVSGLDGQSMPYFDIFGWFKIEKVGYQGQILPILMAAYVMSVIEKWLKARVPNAIQLLVIPITTIVVTGVLALAIIGPVTRHLGILITQGLVTLFDLAPMLGGAIFGLLFAPLVITGMHHMFLAVDLQLIAIQGGTFIWPMIVMSNLAQGSAALGVFYMTRNARDKSMASTSAISAYFGITEPAMFGINLRFKFPFYSALLGSAMASVFLAMNQVQASAIGVGGLPGFISIIPQFIPVFLIGMSIAIVVPFVLTCVLSMKIVRPGYRVA from the coding sequence ATGAGCCACGACTATTCGACTATTGCTCGCGAGATTCTCGAGAACCTTGGGGGCAGCGACAACCTTGAGCAGGCTGCCCATTGCGTGACCCGCCTGCGCCTGGCGCTCAAGGACCCGAGCCTGGTCAACAGCAGTGCGTTGAACCAGGTCGATCTGGTCAAGGGGTCGTTCTTCACCGGCGGCCTGTTCCAGGTGGTGATAGGCCCCGGTGAAGTGGAGCGGGTTTACGCCGCCCTGCGCGAGCAGACCGGTCTTGCCGCCTCCACCATCGCCGACGTGAAAAAGAAAAGCGCTGACAAGATCAACCCTATGCAGCGCCTGGTGCGGGTGTTCTCCGATGTGTTCATGCCGATCCTGCCGGCGCTGATCATTGCCGGCTTGCTCATGGGTGTGAACAACCTGATGGGCGCAAAGGGCATGTTCATCGCGGACAAGACCTTGCTGGAGGCCTACCCGAACCTGGACGGGGTGTGGAGCCTGATCAACCTGATGGCCAACACTTCGTTTGTGTTCCTGCCCGCGCTGGTGGGCTGGTCGGCGGCCAAGCGGTTTGGCGGCAGTGAAATACTCGGCATCGTGCTCGGCCTGATGCTGGTGCACCCGGACCTGCTCAATGCCTGGAACTACGGTAAGGCGGTCAGCGGGCTTGATGGTCAGAGCATGCCGTACTTCGATATTTTCGGCTGGTTCAAAATCGAGAAGGTGGGCTATCAGGGGCAAATACTGCCGATCCTGATGGCCGCCTATGTCATGAGCGTCATCGAGAAATGGCTGAAGGCGCGTGTACCCAATGCCATTCAATTGCTGGTGATTCCAATCACCACCATTGTCGTCACGGGCGTGCTGGCGCTGGCGATTATCGGCCCTGTGACCCGTCACCTGGGCATCCTGATCACCCAAGGCCTGGTCACGCTGTTCGACCTGGCGCCAATGTTGGGCGGGGCGATATTCGGTCTGCTGTTTGCACCGCTGGTGATCACCGGCATGCACCACATGTTCCTTGCCGTGGACCTGCAATTGATCGCCATTCAGGGTGGCACCTTTATCTGGCCAATGATCGTCATGTCTAACCTGGCCCAGGGCAGTGCGGCGCTTGGGGTGTTCTACATGACGCGCAATGCACGAGACAAAAGCATGGCGTCCACCTCCGCAATCTCCGCTTACTTCGGCATCACTGAACCGGCGATGTTCGGCATCAATCTGCGCTTCAAGTTTCCGTTCTATTCAGCGTTGCTCGGCTCGGCCATGGCCAGTGTTTTCCTGGCGATGAACCAGGTCCAGGCCTCTGCCATTGGGGTGGGCGGCTTGCCTGGCTTTATCTCGATTATTCCGCAGTTCATCCCGGTGTTTTTGATTGGGATGTCGATCGCGATTGTCGTGCCGTTTGTTTTGACCTGTGTGTTGAGCATGAAGATTGTTCGGCCTGGATACAGGGTCGCCTGA
- a CDS encoding PTS transporter subunit EIIB has product MFEKLQRAFWKALTPDLIAETVAAPTPSLLSASVLSALGGADNLKSQQRVALTRVRVQLQDATRLDEPALKAAGVPGVMVLGGGVVHLLTGL; this is encoded by the coding sequence ATGTTCGAGAAATTGCAGCGGGCGTTCTGGAAAGCCCTGACCCCGGATTTGATTGCCGAGACGGTCGCGGCGCCGACGCCGAGTCTGTTGTCGGCCAGCGTGCTGAGTGCATTGGGTGGCGCGGATAACCTCAAGTCGCAGCAACGCGTGGCGCTGACGCGGGTGCGTGTGCAACTGCAGGATGCGACGCGGTTGGATGAGCCGGCGTTAAAGGCGGCGGGTGTGCCGGGGGTGATGGTGTTGGGCGGCGGCGTCGTGCATTTGCTCACGGGTCTCTGA
- a CDS encoding APH(3')-II family aminoglycoside O-phosphotransferase has translation MNIPDKWRTQFAQALIEQQAIGESRADVFRLRQVGRKDLFLKAEPLVAFSELADEIERLRWLQQVNLPAPVVLDELIDTHHHWLLMTAVPGQDLASANTLPAAQTVDILATALRTLHQVPIAQCPFDHALQQRIALARAHVNAGLIDETDFDDERLGRSLEDVFAELLSTQPNTHDLVVTHGDACLPNFMAADGRFSGFIDCGRLGISDRYQDLALAARSIERNVGPKWVKPFFELYGVEPDEQRMKFYCLLDEFF, from the coding sequence GTGAATATCCCAGACAAGTGGCGTACACAGTTTGCGCAGGCGCTGATTGAGCAACAGGCCATCGGTGAATCGCGGGCGGACGTGTTCCGCCTGCGCCAGGTCGGGCGTAAGGATTTGTTCCTGAAGGCCGAACCCCTGGTGGCGTTCAGCGAACTTGCGGACGAAATCGAGCGCCTTCGGTGGCTCCAGCAGGTTAATTTGCCTGCACCCGTTGTACTGGATGAGCTGATAGACACCCACCACCATTGGCTGCTGATGACCGCCGTGCCTGGGCAGGACCTGGCCAGCGCCAACACGCTGCCCGCCGCGCAGACCGTCGACATCCTGGCGACAGCCCTGCGCACCCTGCACCAGGTACCCATCGCGCAATGCCCCTTCGATCACGCCCTGCAACAGCGCATCGCGCTCGCGCGGGCGCACGTCAATGCCGGGCTGATCGATGAGACGGACTTCGACGACGAACGACTCGGGCGAAGCCTCGAGGATGTGTTCGCCGAGCTCTTGTCGACCCAGCCCAACACCCACGACCTGGTAGTGACCCACGGTGACGCCTGCCTGCCGAATTTCATGGCCGCAGACGGCCGTTTCAGCGGCTTTATCGACTGCGGACGCCTTGGCATCAGCGACCGCTATCAAGACCTGGCCCTGGCGGCACGCAGCATCGAACGCAACGTTGGGCCGAAATGGGTAAAGCCATTCTTTGAGCTTTATGGTGTTGAGCCTGATGAGCAGCGGATGAAGTTTTACTGCCTGCTGGATGAGTTTTTCTAA
- the treR gene encoding trehalose operon repressor: protein MSKYNQIYTDLLANITTERLQRGTRLPSETELMDAYQASRGTVRRAIEQLQERGFAQKIHGKGTFVLSPNPIEFQLGGIVSFHETHADLGDDVRTEVVEFSQVPLEGSLLQHIEAEPGTLITRIKRVRRIGGKRVILDINHFVAELIPGLDRDIAEQSIYAFIEQTLQLQISYAQRTIEALPRSKDDQTHLDLEGQSHVIVVSNQTFLQDGRQFEYTESRHTLDKFYFSDIARR, encoded by the coding sequence ATGAGCAAATACAACCAGATCTATACGGATCTGCTTGCCAACATCACCACCGAACGCCTGCAACGCGGCACGCGCCTTCCCTCCGAAACCGAACTGATGGACGCCTACCAGGCCAGCCGTGGCACCGTGCGTCGCGCAATCGAGCAGCTTCAGGAGCGCGGTTTCGCGCAAAAAATTCACGGCAAGGGCACGTTCGTGCTGTCGCCCAACCCGATCGAGTTTCAACTGGGCGGCATCGTCAGCTTCCACGAAACCCACGCTGACCTGGGCGATGACGTACGCACCGAAGTCGTCGAGTTCAGCCAAGTCCCGCTGGAAGGTTCACTGCTGCAACACATCGAGGCCGAACCCGGCACTCTGATCACGCGGATCAAACGGGTACGGCGCATCGGCGGCAAACGGGTGATCCTCGACATCAACCACTTCGTTGCCGAACTGATCCCCGGTCTGGACCGCGACATCGCCGAACAGTCCATCTACGCGTTTATCGAACAAACGCTGCAGCTGCAGATCAGCTACGCGCAACGCACCATCGAAGCCCTGCCGCGCAGCAAGGACGATCAGACCCACCTGGACCTCGAAGGTCAGAGCCATGTGATCGTGGTGAGTAACCAGACGTTTTTGCAGGATGGGCGGCAGTTCGAGTACACCGAGTCGCGGCATACGCTGGACAAGTTTTACTTCTCGGATATTGCGCGGCGCTGA
- the guaA gene encoding glutamine-hydrolyzing GMP synthase: MALDIHAHRILILDFGSQYTQLIARRVREIGVYCELHPFDMDDEAIREFAPKGVILAGGPESVHEANSPRCPQAVFDLGVPVFGICYGMQTMAEQLGGKVEGSQLREFGYARVDVVGKSRLLDGIEDHIDADGLFGLDVWMSHGDKVTKMPEDFHILASTPSCPIAGMFSDERRYYGVQFHPEVTHTKQGGRILSRFILDICECEALWTPSKIAEDAIAQVRAQVGTDNVLLGLSGGVDSSVVAALLHKAIGDQLTCVFVDNGLLRLHEGEQVMAMFAENMGVKVIRANAEDQFLNNLAGESDPEKKRKIIGRTFIDVFDAQSNKLDNIKYLAQGTIYPDVIESAGAKSGKAHVIKSHHNVGGLPEEMNLKLVEPLRELFKDEVRRLGLELGLPYDMVYRHPFPGPGLGVRILGEVKKEYADLLRRADHIFIEELRKADWYHKVSQAFVVFQPVKSVGVVGDGRRYAWVVALRAVETIDFMTARWAHLPYELLETVSGRIINEIEGISRVTYDVSSKPPATIEWE, translated from the coding sequence ATGGCCCTCGACATTCACGCCCACCGCATCCTGATCCTCGACTTCGGTTCCCAGTACACCCAGCTGATCGCCCGCCGCGTGCGCGAAATCGGCGTGTACTGCGAACTGCACCCGTTCGACATGGATGACGAAGCGATTCGCGAATTCGCCCCTAAAGGCGTCATCCTCGCCGGCGGCCCCGAGTCCGTGCACGAAGCCAACAGCCCGCGCTGCCCGCAAGCCGTATTCGACCTGGGCGTGCCCGTCTTCGGTATCTGCTACGGCATGCAGACCATGGCCGAGCAACTGGGCGGCAAGGTTGAAGGTTCCCAGCTGCGTGAATTCGGTTACGCCCGTGTTGATGTGGTCGGCAAGAGCCGCCTGCTGGACGGCATCGAAGACCACATCGACGCCGACGGCCTGTTCGGCCTCGACGTGTGGATGAGCCACGGTGACAAGGTCACCAAGATGCCGGAAGACTTCCACATCCTGGCCAGCACCCCGAGCTGCCCGATTGCCGGCATGTTCAGCGACGAGCGTCGTTACTACGGCGTGCAGTTCCACCCCGAAGTCACCCACACCAAGCAAGGCGGGCGCATCCTGTCGCGCTTCATCCTCGACATCTGCGAGTGTGAAGCCCTGTGGACTCCGTCGAAAATCGCTGAAGACGCCATCGCCCAGGTTCGCGCCCAGGTCGGCACCGACAACGTGCTGCTTGGCCTGTCCGGCGGCGTTGACTCCTCGGTAGTTGCTGCCCTGTTGCACAAAGCCATCGGCGACCAGCTGACCTGCGTGTTCGTCGACAACGGCCTGCTGCGCCTGCACGAAGGCGAGCAAGTGATGGCCATGTTCGCCGAGAACATGGGCGTCAAGGTGATCCGCGCCAACGCGGAAGACCAGTTCCTGAACAACCTGGCCGGCGAGTCCGATCCAGAGAAGAAGCGCAAGATCATCGGCCGCACCTTCATCGACGTATTCGATGCCCAGTCCAACAAACTGGACAACATCAAGTACCTCGCCCAGGGCACCATCTACCCTGACGTGATCGAGTCGGCCGGCGCCAAGAGCGGCAAGGCTCACGTGATCAAGTCCCACCACAACGTGGGTGGCCTGCCTGAGGAAATGAACCTCAAGCTGGTAGAACCGCTGCGCGAGCTGTTCAAGGACGAAGTCCGCCGTCTGGGCCTGGAACTCGGCCTGCCGTACGACATGGTCTACCGCCACCCATTCCCAGGCCCGGGCCTGGGCGTGCGGATCCTCGGTGAAGTGAAGAAGGAATACGCCGACCTGCTGCGTCGCGCCGACCACATCTTCATCGAAGAACTGCGCAAAGCCGACTGGTACCACAAGGTCAGCCAGGCATTCGTGGTGTTCCAGCCGGTGAAATCGGTGGGCGTTGTGGGCGATGGCCGTCGTTATGCGTGGGTTGTTGCACTGCGTGCGGTGGAAACTATCGACTTCATGACCGCCCGTTGGGCACACCTGCCGTACGAGCTGCTGGAGACTGTCAGCGGCCGTATCATCAATGAGATCGAAGGTATTTCGCGCGTGACGTATGACGTTTCGAGCAAGCCGCCGGCGACGATTGAGTGGGAATGA
- a CDS encoding carbohydrate porin: MKTTIKLGLIASCLTAPFAAQALEFAGYLRSGAGTSTGSGKQQCFQLPGAQSKYRLGNECEQYAELELRQDLLTLDDGSVLSVDAMASLYNKYDRALKFQGEDNGSARMPQMYAQWSNLPSLNGGSVWAGRRYYKRNDIHISDFYYWNQSATGGGVEDVLIGDLKYSYAISRKDNLYQKEYATRHDFNVAGFKTNPGGELEFGLSYIEKAGGRDANSGWAITAQHVQKTFLGGKNKFALQYGEGPGTGLGYTGNTALDNSSKSYRAVEFFDWQVTPRFGGQVEAVYQKDIRPGSQDQTWMSIGVRPAYAISEQFKLVTELGHDQVDATGGTRKLSKFTFAPTWSPNGPDFWARPEVRLYYTYATWNEAAKRAANELAAGSALSDTGAYGTARHGSNVGVQVEYWWK, encoded by the coding sequence ATGAAAACAACAATAAAGCTGGGCCTCATTGCGTCATGCCTCACCGCACCTTTTGCCGCGCAGGCCCTGGAATTTGCCGGTTACTTGCGCAGCGGCGCGGGCACTTCAACGGGCAGTGGCAAGCAGCAGTGCTTCCAGTTGCCGGGGGCGCAATCCAAATACCGTCTGGGTAACGAATGCGAGCAGTACGCCGAGCTTGAGCTGCGCCAGGACCTGCTGACCCTCGATGACGGCTCGGTGCTCAGCGTCGATGCCATGGCATCGCTGTACAACAAGTACGACCGTGCCCTGAAGTTCCAGGGCGAAGACAACGGCTCGGCGCGCATGCCGCAGATGTATGCGCAGTGGTCCAATTTGCCCAGCCTCAATGGCGGCTCGGTGTGGGCGGGCCGGCGTTACTACAAACGTAACGACATCCATATCTCCGACTTCTACTACTGGAACCAGAGCGCCACGGGCGGCGGCGTCGAGGACGTGCTGATCGGCGACCTCAAATACAGCTACGCCATTTCCCGCAAGGACAACCTATACCAGAAGGAATACGCCACCCGTCACGACTTCAACGTCGCGGGGTTCAAGACCAACCCCGGCGGTGAGCTGGAGTTTGGCTTGAGCTACATCGAAAAAGCCGGCGGGCGCGACGCCAACAGCGGTTGGGCAATCACGGCGCAGCATGTGCAAAAAACTTTCCTGGGCGGCAAGAACAAGTTTGCCTTGCAGTACGGCGAAGGCCCCGGCACGGGCTTGGGCTACACCGGCAACACCGCGTTGGATAACAGCAGTAAAAGCTACCGCGCCGTGGAGTTTTTCGACTGGCAGGTGACCCCGCGTTTCGGCGGGCAGGTCGAGGCGGTGTATCAAAAAGATATTCGCCCTGGCAGCCAGGACCAAACCTGGATGTCCATCGGCGTGCGCCCGGCGTATGCCATCAGCGAGCAGTTCAAACTGGTCACCGAACTTGGGCATGATCAGGTCGACGCCACCGGTGGCACGCGCAAGCTGAGCAAATTCACCTTCGCCCCGACCTGGTCGCCCAATGGCCCGGATTTCTGGGCGCGGCCGGAAGTGCGTTTGTACTACACCTATGCAACCTGGAACGAAGCGGCCAAGCGCGCGGCGAATGAATTGGCGGCGGGCTCGGCGTTGTCCGACACCGGCGCCTACGGCACAGCGCGGCATGGCTCGAATGTGGGTGTGCAGGTCGAATACTGGTGGAAATAA
- the treC gene encoding alpha,alpha-phosphotrehalase, whose amino-acid sequence MQNWQHSVIYQIYPKSFHSHAGNATGDLLGIVDKLDYLKWLGVDCLWITPFLRSPQRDNGYDISDYYAIDPSYGTMADCDLLISEAAKRGITLMLDIVVNHTSIEHEWFQQARSSLDNPYRDFYIWRDQPNNWESKFGGSAWEYEAQTGQYFLHLFDHTQADLNWDNPKVRAEVFKLMRFWRDKGVGGFRLDVINLISKPADFPEDNTDGRRFYTDGPNVHEYLQEMHREVFEGHDLINVGEMSSTSLEHCIRYSNPESKELSMTFNFHHLKVDYPNLQKWVKADFDFLQLKQIFSDWQLGMQAGGGWNALFWCNHDQPRVVSRFGDDGEHRVVSAKMLATALHFLQGTPYVYQGEELGMTNPGFNTIEQYRDVETLNIFRLKRDAGESEASSMAAIMQKSRDNGRTPMQWSTEVNAGFSSGEPWIGIPANAAQINVESQRDDPDSVLHHYRALIALRRHEPLIQAGVYRPLLQDHLQVWAYLREGHGERLLVVNNFYGKPCEIQLPQGVINASSAQRLLISNYPDCPLRTATVVLRPYESFVLHLTD is encoded by the coding sequence ATGCAAAACTGGCAGCACTCGGTGATCTACCAGATCTACCCAAAAAGCTTCCACAGCCACGCGGGTAACGCCACCGGTGACCTGCTGGGCATCGTGGACAAGCTCGATTACCTGAAATGGCTGGGCGTGGATTGCCTGTGGATCACCCCATTCCTGCGCTCGCCGCAGCGCGACAACGGCTATGACATCAGCGACTACTACGCCATCGACCCAAGCTACGGGACCATGGCCGACTGCGACCTGCTGATCAGCGAAGCGGCCAAGCGCGGCATCACGCTGATGCTCGACATCGTGGTCAACCACACCTCCATCGAGCACGAGTGGTTCCAGCAGGCGCGCAGCAGCCTCGATAACCCGTACCGCGACTTCTATATCTGGCGCGACCAGCCAAACAACTGGGAGTCAAAGTTCGGCGGCTCCGCCTGGGAATACGAAGCGCAAACCGGCCAGTACTTCCTGCACCTGTTCGACCACACCCAGGCCGACCTCAATTGGGACAACCCCAAGGTGCGCGCCGAAGTGTTCAAGTTGATGCGCTTCTGGCGCGACAAGGGCGTGGGCGGTTTCCGCCTGGACGTGATCAACCTGATCTCCAAGCCCGCCGATTTCCCCGAAGACAACACTGATGGTCGTCGCTTCTACACCGACGGCCCGAACGTGCACGAATACCTGCAGGAAATGCACCGCGAAGTCTTCGAAGGGCATGACCTGATCAATGTCGGCGAGATGTCGTCCACCAGCCTGGAACACTGCATTCGCTACTCCAATCCTGAGTCGAAAGAGCTGTCGATGACCTTCAACTTTCATCACTTGAAGGTCGACTACCCGAACCTGCAAAAGTGGGTGAAGGCCGACTTTGATTTCCTGCAGCTCAAGCAGATTTTCTCTGACTGGCAACTGGGCATGCAGGCCGGTGGTGGCTGGAATGCGCTGTTCTGGTGTAACCACGACCAACCGCGGGTGGTCTCGCGTTTTGGTGACGACGGCGAGCACCGCGTGGTCTCGGCCAAGATGCTCGCCACGGCGCTGCACTTCCTTCAGGGCACGCCGTATGTGTACCAGGGCGAAGAGTTGGGCATGACCAATCCTGGCTTCAACACGATCGAGCAGTACCGCGATGTCGAGACCCTGAACATCTTCCGGCTCAAGCGCGATGCCGGTGAGTCCGAGGCCTCGAGCATGGCGGCGATCATGCAGAAGTCGCGCGACAACGGCCGCACGCCGATGCAGTGGAGCACTGAAGTCAACGCCGGTTTCAGCAGCGGTGAACCCTGGATCGGTATTCCAGCCAACGCGGCGCAGATCAACGTCGAAAGCCAACGGGATGACCCGGATTCGGTGCTGCATCACTACCGTGCGCTGATTGCGTTGCGTCGGCATGAGCCGCTGATTCAGGCGGGGGTTTATCGCCCACTGCTGCAAGACCACCTTCAGGTCTGGGCCTACCTGCGCGAAGGCCATGGCGAGCGCTTGCTGGTGGTGAACAACTTCTATGGCAAACCCTGCGAAATCCAGCTGCCGCAAGGCGTGATCAACGCGTCGAGCGCGCAGCGCCTGCTGATCAGCAACTACCCCGATTGCCCGTTGCGTACGGCCACGGTGGTGTTGCGCCCCTATGAATCTTTCGTCCTGCACCTGACCGACTGA
- the ptsP gene encoding phosphoenolpyruvate--protein phosphotransferase: protein MTTTQPLELLAPLSGVLLALDQVPDPVFASRMIGDGLCIDPTSQTLCAPLAGVISSLQDSGHAVSVTDDNGVQVLMHIGLDTVNLAGQGFTRLVQEGQRVEAGQPLIEFDADYVALTARSLLTLMLVVSGEPFTLLAPDGNCVDVGQPLLRVSPGEATAAVAQEEGEALFSKPLSLPNANGLHARPAAVLAQAAKGFKASIYLHKQTQSANAKSLVAIMALQTAQGDTLQVSAAGNDADAAIKALVALLAEGCGETVAAPAQVIEAVAPVSSAALLRGVCASPGSAFGQVVQVAEPELNIIENGTGETAERDALTRGLLAATEALQTLQAKAAGSAQAEIFRAHQELLEDPTLLEQAHGLLAEGKSAAFAWNSATVATAKLFQGLGNALLAERAADLADVGQRVLKLILGIQDRAWDLPEQAILIAEQLTPSQTASLDTRKVLGFVTVGGGATSHVAILARALGLPAICGVPGQVLALANGKQVLLDADKGELHLEPDLAEIETLQAARDQQVQRRQREVAQAALPATTRDGHHVEVTANVASLQEVEQSLALGGEGVGLLRSEFLYLDRNRAPSPEEQAGTYSAIARALGTQRNLVVRTLDVGGDKPLAYVPMESETNPFLGLRGIRLCLERPELLREQFRAILASAGLARLHIMLPMVSLLSELHLARRILEEEALALGLEALPKLGIMIEVPSAALMADVFAPHVDFFSIGTNDLTQYTLAMDRDHPRLASQADSFHPAVLRLIATTVKAAHAHGKWVGVCGALASEALAVPMLIGLGVDELSVSVPLIPTIKATVRELDLADCQIIARQVLGLEEAAHVREALRQYHAATVQTSPVVEH from the coding sequence ATGACCACAACGCAACCCCTGGAACTGCTGGCGCCGCTATCGGGTGTGCTGCTGGCGCTGGATCAGGTGCCCGACCCGGTGTTCGCCAGTCGCATGATCGGCGACGGCCTGTGCATCGATCCCACCTCGCAGACCCTTTGCGCGCCGCTGGCCGGGGTGATCAGCAGTCTTCAGGACAGTGGCCATGCGGTCAGCGTTACCGACGACAACGGCGTCCAGGTGCTGATGCATATCGGCCTGGACACGGTGAACCTGGCAGGCCAGGGCTTCACGCGGCTGGTGCAGGAAGGCCAGCGAGTGGAAGCTGGGCAGCCGCTGATTGAATTCGATGCCGATTACGTGGCGCTCACTGCGCGCAGTTTGTTGACCTTGATGCTGGTGGTCAGCGGCGAGCCGTTTACGCTGTTGGCGCCCGACGGCAATTGCGTGGATGTTGGCCAGCCGCTGCTGCGAGTATCCCCCGGCGAGGCAACTGCAGCAGTCGCGCAGGAGGAGGGTGAGGCCCTGTTCTCCAAGCCGCTGAGCTTGCCCAACGCCAACGGCTTGCACGCCCGCCCTGCGGCAGTGCTTGCCCAGGCGGCCAAGGGTTTTAAGGCGAGCATTTACTTGCACAAGCAAACCCAAAGCGCCAACGCAAAATCCCTGGTGGCGATCATGGCGCTGCAAACCGCACAGGGCGACACCTTGCAGGTCAGTGCGGCGGGTAACGATGCCGACGCGGCGATCAAGGCATTGGTCGCGCTGTTGGCCGAGGGCTGCGGCGAAACGGTTGCGGCACCGGCGCAGGTGATTGAGGCAGTCGCGCCCGTGTCGTCGGCCGCGTTGCTGCGTGGCGTGTGTGCGTCACCGGGTTCGGCATTTGGCCAGGTTGTGCAGGTGGCAGAACCGGAGCTGAACATCATTGAAAACGGCACGGGCGAAACCGCCGAGCGCGACGCGTTGACGCGTGGCCTGCTGGCGGCGACCGAGGCGCTGCAAACCCTGCAAGCCAAGGCGGCCGGCAGCGCCCAGGCCGAAATTTTCAGGGCCCATCAGGAGTTGCTCGAAGACCCGACCCTGCTGGAGCAAGCCCACGGCCTGCTGGCCGAAGGCAAAAGCGCCGCCTTTGCCTGGAACAGCGCCACCGTTGCCACCGCCAAGCTGTTCCAGGGCCTGGGCAATGCGTTGCTCGCCGAGCGCGCGGCGGATTTGGCCGATGTCGGCCAGCGCGTGTTGAAGCTGATTCTCGGTATCCAGGACCGCGCATGGGACTTGCCCGAGCAGGCCATCCTGATCGCCGAGCAACTGACGCCGTCACAAACCGCCAGCCTGGATACACGCAAGGTGCTGGGGTTTGTCACTGTCGGCGGCGGCGCGACCAGTCATGTGGCGATCCTCGCCCGTGCGCTCGGCCTGCCGGCGATTTGCGGTGTGCCAGGGCAGGTGTTGGCACTGGCTAATGGCAAACAAGTCCTGCTCGATGCCGACAAAGGCGAGCTGCACCTGGAGCCAGACCTGGCGGAAATCGAAACACTGCAGGCGGCCCGTGATCAGCAAGTGCAGCGCCGCCAGCGTGAGGTGGCGCAGGCGGCCTTGCCGGCCACGACCCGCGACGGTCATCACGTTGAGGTCACGGCCAACGTCGCTTCATTGCAGGAAGTGGAGCAGTCCCTGGCCCTGGGCGGTGAAGGCGTCGGCCTGCTGCGTTCGGAATTTCTCTACCTGGACCGCAACCGCGCACCCAGCCCCGAGGAGCAAGCGGGCACCTACAGCGCCATCGCCCGCGCCCTGGGCACTCAGCGCAATTTGGTCGTGCGCACCCTGGACGTGGGGGGCGACAAGCCGTTGGCCTATGTACCGATGGAAAGCGAGACCAACCCGTTTTTGGGCTTGCGCGGTATCCGCCTGTGCCTGGAGCGCCCCGAGCTCCTGCGCGAACAGTTTCGCGCGATCCTTGCCAGCGCCGGTTTGGCGCGGCTGCACATCATGTTACCGATGGTCAGTCTGCTCTCGGAGCTGCACCTGGCGCGCAGGATTCTTGAAGAGGAAGCGCTGGCGCTGGGGCTTGAAGCGTTGCCGAAGCTGGGCATCATGATCGAGGTGCCGTCTGCGGCGCTGATGGCCGATGTCTTTGCCCCGCATGTGGACTTTTTCTCCATCGGCACCAATGACCTCACCCAATACACCTTGGCCATGGACCGTGATCACCCACGGCTGGCCAGCCAGGCTGACAGCTTTCACCCTGCGGTGTTGCGCCTGATCGCCACCACCGTCAAGGCCGCGCATGCCCATGGCAAGTGGGTGGGCGTGTGTGGCGCGTTGGCGTCCGAAGCGTTGGCGGTACCCATGTTGATCGGGCTTGGCGTGGATGAGTTGTCGGTCAGCGTGCCGCTGATCCCGACCATCAAGGCCACCGTGCGCGAGCTGGACCTGGCTGACTGCCAGATCATTGCCCGCCAGGTGCTGGGCCTGGAAGAAGCCGCGCACGTACGCGAGGCCCTGCGCCAGTACCACGCGGCTACCGTTCAAACCTCACCTGTCGTGGAGCACTGA